A genomic segment from Brevundimonas mediterranea encodes:
- a CDS encoding terminase large subunit domain-containing protein: MNDHQIEPPKPGWSTWLLLGGRGSGKTFAGSVWIDTLARKSKVNLALVGPALHDVREVMVEGASGIKALAEPGDRPRWEAGRRRLLWKNGSAAYAFSAEDPDSLRGPQFHAAWADEFCVWRKPEAVLSNLRFGLRLGAAPRLAVTTTPRPIPALRRLMAEAGTRVDRAATALNAKNLSPGFLAHLSDVYGGTRLAAQELEGQVVEGEGALFGVEDLKRARGSRPAELDRVIVAVDPPASAHGDACGIVVAGRKDRRAFILADRTVRGLSPGGWAAAVCRAARDFDAQEVAAEANQGGEMVRNVLRQADCPAPVELLHASRSKAARAEPVALPREGGRVSVCRHDAAFQGECDGFDPVAVRPGRARACAKSGGA, from the coding sequence GTGAACGATCACCAGATCGAACCGCCTAAGCCCGGCTGGTCCACCTGGCTTTTGCTGGGCGGGCGGGGATCGGGGAAGACCTTCGCCGGGTCGGTCTGGATCGACACCCTGGCGCGCAAGTCCAAGGTCAATCTGGCCCTGGTCGGCCCCGCCCTGCACGATGTGCGCGAGGTGATGGTCGAGGGCGCGTCGGGGATCAAGGCCCTGGCCGAACCGGGCGACCGGCCGCGCTGGGAGGCGGGGCGGCGGCGGTTGCTGTGGAAGAATGGATCGGCCGCCTACGCCTTTTCGGCGGAGGATCCGGACAGTCTGCGCGGGCCGCAGTTCCACGCCGCCTGGGCCGACGAATTCTGCGTCTGGCGCAAGCCCGAGGCGGTGCTGTCGAACCTGAGATTCGGCCTGCGTCTGGGGGCGGCCCCCAGGCTGGCGGTGACGACGACGCCCCGGCCGATCCCCGCGCTGCGGCGGCTGATGGCCGAGGCGGGGACACGGGTGGATCGGGCGGCCACGGCCCTGAACGCCAAGAATCTGTCGCCGGGGTTTCTGGCCCATCTGAGCGATGTGTACGGCGGGACCCGGCTGGCGGCGCAGGAGCTGGAGGGACAGGTGGTCGAAGGCGAGGGCGCCCTGTTCGGGGTCGAGGATCTGAAACGGGCGCGGGGAAGCCGGCCGGCCGAACTGGACCGGGTGATCGTGGCGGTCGATCCGCCGGCGAGCGCGCACGGCGACGCCTGCGGCATCGTGGTGGCGGGGCGCAAGGACCGGCGGGCCTTCATCCTGGCCGACCGGACGGTGCGGGGACTGTCGCCCGGCGGCTGGGCGGCGGCGGTGTGTCGGGCGGCGCGGGATTTCGACGCCCAGGAGGTGGCGGCCGAGGCCAACCAGGGCGGGGAGATGGTGCGCAACGTCCTGAGACAAGCCGACTGTCCGGCGCCGGTCGAACTGCTGCACGCCTCGCGGTCCAAGGCCGCGCGGGCCGAGCCGGTGGCCCTCCCCCGAGAGGGAGGGAGAGTCAGCGTGTGTCGGCATGACGCCGCTTTTCAGGGAGAGTGTGATGGTTTCGA
- a CDS encoding YcgN family cysteine cluster protein, giving the protein MIPVPSPLQPYWETKTLVEMSTAEWEGLCDGCGLCCVIRFEDEDSGAVIPTRVHCKLFDSAACTCADYANRKAQVPDCIKLTPHNIQALAWMPKSCAYRRLHEGRPLAAWHPLVSGDPETVHTAGVSVRGQTISELSLAEPEDALDFEAPEWAVERG; this is encoded by the coding sequence ATGATCCCCGTTCCGTCCCCGCTTCAGCCTTATTGGGAAACCAAGACCCTGGTCGAGATGTCCACGGCCGAGTGGGAGGGACTGTGCGACGGGTGCGGCCTGTGCTGCGTGATCCGGTTCGAGGACGAGGATTCGGGCGCGGTGATCCCGACGCGGGTCCACTGCAAACTGTTCGATTCCGCCGCCTGTACCTGCGCCGACTATGCGAACCGCAAGGCCCAGGTGCCGGACTGCATCAAGCTGACGCCGCACAATATCCAGGCCCTGGCGTGGATGCCCAAGTCCTGCGCCTATCGCCGGCTGCACGAGGGGCGGCCGCTGGCGGCCTGGCATCCGCTGGTCTCGGGCGATCCGGAGACGGTGCATACGGCCGGGGTGTCGGTGCGGGGGCAGACGATCTCGGAACTGTCGCTGGCCGAGCCGGAGGATGCGCTGGATTTCGAGGCGCCGGAGTGGGCGGTCGAACGCGGGTAG
- a CDS encoding DMT family transporter — MSPITWAALLGAIGLEVVGTTLLQQSQQFTRVWPTAGMAVCYGLAFYLLSVALKQMPVGIAYAIWSGLGVVAISVIGVVAFRQRLDWPAIAGLAMIIGGVVVINLFSKTVGH, encoded by the coding sequence GTGAGCCCCATAACCTGGGCCGCCCTGCTGGGGGCCATCGGGCTGGAGGTCGTGGGCACGACCCTGTTGCAGCAGAGCCAGCAGTTCACCCGGGTCTGGCCGACGGCGGGGATGGCGGTCTGCTACGGCCTGGCCTTCTATCTGCTGTCGGTCGCGCTGAAACAGATGCCGGTGGGGATCGCCTATGCGATCTGGAGCGGTCTGGGGGTGGTGGCGATCTCGGTGATCGGGGTGGTCGCGTTCCGCCAGAGGCTGGATTGGCCGGCGATCGCGGGCCTGGCGATGATCATCGGCGGGGTGGTGGTGATCAACCTGTTCTCAAAGACCGTCGGTCACTGA
- a CDS encoding TetR/AcrR family transcriptional regulator encodes MDITTRRRAPDDTRAEIIEKALEVAAELGASGFTLDAVAARTTVSKGALLHHFPSKIALLEGMIDHLGEMHTDSVLAEAARDPEPYGRNARAYLRATVIEPFTPQDISIGRVVMAACAIEPTLAQRWNGWIAKVKIDDPSDPVGADDALMLRLIADGLWMSDIFGTHAVSLDQRRALLSLLTPGHLITANEA; translated from the coding sequence ATGGACATCACGACACGCCGCCGCGCCCCCGACGACACCCGGGCCGAAATCATCGAAAAGGCGCTGGAAGTCGCCGCCGAACTGGGGGCGTCGGGCTTCACCCTGGATGCGGTGGCGGCGCGGACGACGGTCAGCAAGGGGGCCTTGCTGCACCATTTCCCCAGCAAGATCGCCTTGCTGGAGGGGATGATCGACCATCTGGGGGAAATGCACACCGACAGCGTCCTGGCCGAGGCGGCCCGGGACCCGGAGCCCTATGGCCGGAATGCGCGGGCCTATCTGCGGGCCACGGTGATCGAGCCCTTCACGCCTCAGGACATCAGCATCGGACGGGTTGTCATGGCCGCCTGCGCCATCGAACCCACACTGGCGCAACGCTGGAACGGCTGGATCGCCAAGGTGAAGATCGACGATCCCAGCGACCCGGTCGGCGCGGACGACGCATTGATGCTGAGGCTTATCGCGGACGGACTGTGGATGTCGGACATCTTCGGCACGCATGCGGTGTCGCTGGACCAGCGGCGGGCCCTGCTGTCGCTGCTGACGCCCGGCCATCTGATCACGGCCAACGAGGCGTGA
- a CDS encoding ABC-F family ATP-binding cassette domain-containing protein, which produces MAARPPLVALKDVRLQDGQRPLFDGVDLAVEPRSRAALVGRNGAGKSTLMKVVMGLIEPDSGDRSVQSAVRFAYVPQEPEITGETLLDYASSGEAETWTAESWLATFGLDPEKSTQGLSGGETRRAALAKAFAEEPDLLLLDEPTNHLDILAIELLENELIQARFALLVVSHDRAFLNRVTNTVHWLENRRVRTLNKGFVEFDEWSTKVQEEEAEALRRLTKTIERETVTFYSSITARRSRNEGRARSLDALRAERAEKMKDAPRELYLGVDSGGTSGKLVAEIKGVSKGFAGRTLFKDLTTRIMRGDRLGVVGPNGAGKTTLVKTLLGELAPDEGTVRMGSNLESVYLDQSREGLKSDMTLWDALTPGGGDSILVRGVSKHVAAYAKDFLFSEAQLRQPISTLSGGERNRLLLARALAKPANLLILDEPTNDLDMDTLDKLEELLENYDGTLILVSHDRDFIDRLSTSTLALNGRGDIVETPGGWTDFIRQNPGFLRPGANPRPQDKAAAQRAAEAPPPAVAAKKVGKLTFKDAHRLKELEALIDALPGQIAKHDATLADPGLYARDPKAFDAAMKAADKARADLESAELEWLELEEKKAALAS; this is translated from the coding sequence ATGGCAGCCAGACCCCCCCTCGTCGCACTCAAGGACGTCCGCCTTCAGGACGGCCAGCGCCCCCTCTTCGACGGCGTCGACCTCGCGGTCGAACCGCGCAGCCGCGCGGCCCTCGTCGGCCGCAACGGCGCCGGCAAGTCCACCCTGATGAAGGTGGTCATGGGCCTGATCGAGCCCGACAGCGGCGACCGTTCGGTCCAGTCCGCCGTCCGTTTCGCCTATGTGCCGCAGGAACCGGAAATCACCGGCGAAACCCTTCTGGACTACGCCTCGTCCGGCGAGGCCGAGACCTGGACGGCCGAGAGCTGGCTGGCCACCTTCGGCCTGGATCCCGAGAAATCGACCCAAGGCCTGTCCGGCGGCGAGACCCGACGCGCCGCCCTGGCCAAGGCCTTCGCCGAAGAGCCCGACCTGCTGCTGCTGGACGAGCCGACCAACCACCTCGACATCCTGGCCATCGAACTGCTGGAGAACGAGCTGATCCAGGCCCGGTTCGCCCTGCTGGTCGTCAGCCACGACCGCGCCTTCCTGAACCGCGTCACCAATACGGTCCACTGGCTGGAGAACCGCCGCGTCCGCACCCTGAACAAGGGCTTCGTCGAGTTCGACGAATGGTCGACCAAGGTGCAGGAGGAGGAAGCCGAGGCCCTGCGCCGCCTGACCAAGACCATCGAGCGCGAGACCGTCACCTTCTACTCCTCCATCACCGCCCGCCGCAGCCGCAACGAGGGCCGCGCCCGCTCGCTGGACGCCCTGCGCGCCGAACGCGCCGAAAAGATGAAGGACGCCCCGCGCGAACTGTATCTGGGCGTCGATTCCGGCGGCACGTCGGGCAAGCTGGTCGCCGAGATCAAGGGCGTATCCAAGGGCTTCGCCGGCCGCACCCTGTTCAAGGACCTGACCACCCGCATCATGCGCGGCGACCGCCTGGGCGTCGTCGGCCCCAACGGGGCGGGCAAGACCACCCTGGTCAAGACCCTGCTGGGCGAGCTGGCCCCGGACGAGGGCACGGTCCGCATGGGCTCCAATCTGGAATCCGTCTATCTGGATCAGTCGCGCGAGGGGCTGAAGTCGGACATGACCCTGTGGGACGCCCTGACGCCGGGCGGCGGCGACAGCATCCTGGTGCGCGGCGTGTCCAAACACGTCGCCGCCTACGCCAAGGACTTCCTGTTTTCAGAGGCCCAGCTGCGCCAACCGATCTCGACCCTGTCGGGCGGCGAACGCAACCGCCTGCTGCTGGCCCGCGCCCTGGCCAAGCCGGCCAATCTGCTGATCCTCGACGAACCGACCAACGACTTGGACATGGACACGCTCGACAAGCTGGAAGAGCTGCTCGAGAACTATGACGGCACCCTGATCCTGGTCAGCCACGACCGCGACTTCATCGACCGGCTGTCCACCTCGACCCTGGCCCTGAACGGGCGCGGCGACATCGTCGAGACCCCCGGCGGCTGGACCGACTTCATCCGCCAGAACCCCGGCTTCCTGCGCCCCGGCGCCAATCCCCGCCCTCAGGACAAGGCCGCCGCCCAGCGCGCCGCCGAGGCCCCGCCCCCCGCTGTCGCCGCCAAGAAGGTCGGCAAGCTGACCTTCAAGGACGCCCACCGCCTGAAGGAGCTGGAGGCCCTGATCGACGCCCTGCCCGGCCAGATCGCCAAACACGACGCGACGCTGGCCGACCCCGGCCTCTACGCCCGCGACCCCAAGGCCTTCGACGCCGCCATGAAGGCCGCCGACAAGGCCCGCGCCGACCTGGAATCCGCCGAACTGGAATGGCTGGAGCTGGAAGAGAAGAAGGCGGCCCTGGCGAGCTAG
- a CDS encoding alpha/beta hydrolase, protein MTLRTHVVDFAPAQQAAVRRINAVLARAPRLRTDAWRIDAGQRLSLWLDAAAGAITVPRLRKRGVTVEIVQTEGDQPVPLRILRPEGPPRAVILDIHGGGWVLGSAGLNDRLNAHLARHGFCVVSVDYRLLSERRGIYIEAAISDCLAAAHWTVTNVDRLGAATVFLTGESAGAHLAALTAVALRDQGLIDLVKGCVFTYGVFDLSGTESVRSADPDTLLFNGPTMQADLARLAPERDEAGLRRSDVSPLYADLTGLPPALFLAGEYDPLFEDSLLMATRWGEASEADLIRVPEVPHGFLHFGGPAARGARGAVRAWLNGRLKS, encoded by the coding sequence ATGACCCTGCGCACCCATGTCGTCGATTTCGCCCCCGCCCAGCAGGCGGCCGTGCGGCGGATCAACGCTGTCCTGGCCCGGGCGCCGCGCCTGCGCACCGACGCCTGGCGGATCGACGCCGGGCAGCGGCTGTCGCTGTGGCTGGACGCGGCGGCCGGGGCGATCACCGTGCCGCGCCTGCGCAAGCGCGGCGTCACGGTCGAGATCGTGCAGACGGAAGGCGACCAGCCCGTGCCCTTGCGCATCCTGCGGCCCGAAGGTCCGCCTCGCGCCGTCATCCTGGACATCCACGGCGGCGGCTGGGTGCTGGGCAGCGCCGGGCTGAACGACCGGCTGAACGCCCATCTGGCCCGCCACGGCTTCTGCGTCGTCTCGGTGGACTATCGCCTGCTGTCCGAGCGGCGCGGAATCTATATCGAGGCCGCCATATCCGACTGTCTGGCCGCCGCCCACTGGACCGTCACCAATGTGGACCGGCTGGGCGCGGCGACCGTCTTCCTGACCGGCGAATCCGCCGGCGCCCATCTGGCGGCCCTGACCGCCGTGGCCCTGCGCGACCAGGGGCTGATCGATCTGGTCAAGGGCTGCGTCTTCACCTACGGCGTCTTCGACCTGTCGGGCACGGAAAGCGTCCGCTCGGCCGACCCCGACACCCTGCTGTTCAACGGCCCCACGATGCAGGCCGACCTGGCCCGCCTGGCGCCCGAGCGCGACGAGGCGGGCCTGCGCCGTTCCGACGTCTCGCCCCTGTACGCCGACCTGACCGGCCTGCCGCCCGCTCTGTTCCTGGCCGGCGAATACGACCCGCTGTTCGAGGACAGCCTGTTGATGGCGACCCGCTGGGGCGAGGCGTCCGAGGCCGACCTGATCCGCGTGCCGGAAGTCCCCCACGGCTTCCTGCATTTCGGCGGCCCGGCCGCGCGGGGGGCGCGGGGGGCCGTCCGCGCCTGGCTCAACGGACGCCTGAAGTCATAA
- a CDS encoding sensor histidine kinase: MNPDLFRRPPFGYGLAICIWLTALGIRMALADWFPPGFPYLTFFPAVVVVAYFAGLWPAILTAVLSGLSAWWFWIGAPGFDWSLATGMALAFYVFVIAVDIFFIVGMNSATDNLRREVARNAALAESRDLLLKEVQHRVSNNIQVVSALLRLEAGMSKDPAARRALSDASARTAMIANVQRSLLDADGAAAPFDDLARQLVLDALNAAGRTDVAVVVEEARHALTADEATPVVLILLECVNNALEHAFPDRPGRIHVRLYEQGAERRLEVRDDGAGPPPGFDPAKGRSLGLRIVLGLTDQLHGRFSIVDAAPGALCVLSYPKPAAH; the protein is encoded by the coding sequence TTGAACCCGGACCTGTTTCGTCGCCCCCCCTTTGGCTATGGTCTGGCGATCTGCATCTGGCTGACGGCGCTCGGGATCCGCATGGCCCTGGCCGACTGGTTCCCGCCCGGCTTCCCCTATCTGACCTTCTTCCCGGCCGTGGTGGTCGTGGCCTATTTCGCCGGACTGTGGCCCGCGATCCTGACTGCCGTCCTGTCAGGTCTCAGCGCCTGGTGGTTCTGGATCGGCGCGCCCGGTTTCGACTGGAGCTTGGCGACGGGGATGGCCCTGGCCTTTTACGTCTTCGTCATCGCCGTCGACATCTTCTTCATCGTCGGCATGAACTCCGCGACCGACAATCTGCGGCGCGAGGTGGCGCGCAACGCCGCCCTGGCCGAGAGCCGCGACCTGCTGCTGAAAGAGGTCCAGCACCGCGTCTCCAACAATATCCAGGTGGTCAGCGCACTGCTGCGGCTCGAGGCCGGGATGTCGAAGGATCCCGCCGCCCGTCGCGCCCTCTCCGACGCCTCGGCGCGCACAGCCATGATCGCCAATGTGCAGCGCAGCCTGCTCGACGCCGACGGCGCGGCGGCGCCCTTCGACGACCTGGCGCGCCAGCTGGTCCTCGACGCCCTGAACGCCGCCGGCCGCACCGACGTGGCCGTCGTGGTCGAGGAAGCCCGGCACGCCCTGACGGCGGACGAGGCCACGCCGGTCGTCCTGATCCTGCTGGAATGCGTCAACAACGCCCTGGAACACGCCTTCCCCGACCGCCCCGGCCGCATCCACGTCCGCCTGTATGAGCAGGGGGCGGAACGCCGCCTGGAGGTGCGCGACGACGGCGCCGGACCGCCGCCGGGCTTCGATCCCGCCAAGGGACGCAGCCTGGGCCTGCGCATCGTCCTCGGCCTGACGGATCAGCTTCACGGCCGCTTCAGCATCGTCGACGCCGCCCCCGGCGCCCTGTGCGTTCTCAGCTACCCAAAGCCCGCCGCGCACTGA
- a CDS encoding TonB family protein, which yields MRALQTALCILAAGAVTTAGSAKADPRLQDAGPPPPTPSPISVRPAVLIGPAPSVETTILQLPQAEATCEGLAVQPLYADDLPAQQAARRGMSDAETILAFSVASDGRTVDIRPADAAPAAFDILQAGLAAWRFPAQARKDCRLTIRWRSVRLDEAEVPDLLNYFAVTRTTGALRDAVAKRLGGQGADCGDRFGGRRPDTVVFPDFEKGRKPPPGGRSWSVTRWNIDADGRATDVETLGSSGDVDLDSEARRAAAETRMQPGPARTGCVYNLYRSGGTLAAPPLTPEDQREDPLQQCPPAVADRFAVRANPVFPTVFNERSIEGWALIRFDIAPWGQIGNVSVIEAQPAAAFGVDALRLVQSSQATPGFEAGVRCVVPVRYKLQDETAAPDVDQN from the coding sequence ATGCGCGCATTACAGACCGCCCTGTGCATCCTGGCCGCCGGCGCCGTAACGACGGCCGGTTCGGCGAAGGCCGACCCACGGCTGCAGGACGCGGGGCCGCCCCCTCCGACGCCCTCGCCCATCAGCGTCAGGCCCGCCGTCCTGATCGGGCCGGCCCCGTCGGTCGAGACCACCATCCTGCAGCTGCCGCAGGCCGAAGCGACGTGCGAAGGCCTCGCGGTTCAGCCCCTCTACGCCGACGACCTGCCGGCGCAGCAGGCCGCGCGACGGGGGATGTCCGACGCAGAGACGATCCTGGCCTTCTCGGTCGCGTCGGATGGGCGCACGGTGGATATCCGTCCCGCCGACGCAGCCCCCGCAGCCTTCGACATCCTGCAGGCCGGTCTCGCCGCCTGGCGGTTTCCCGCCCAAGCGCGCAAGGATTGCCGCTTGACGATCCGCTGGCGCAGCGTTCGACTGGACGAGGCGGAAGTCCCGGACCTGCTGAACTATTTCGCCGTCACCCGGACCACCGGGGCCCTGCGCGACGCCGTGGCGAAACGCCTGGGCGGACAGGGCGCCGACTGCGGCGACCGGTTCGGCGGCCGCCGACCGGACACGGTTGTGTTTCCCGACTTTGAAAAAGGGCGCAAGCCCCCGCCCGGCGGTCGCAGTTGGTCCGTGACCCGCTGGAACATCGACGCCGATGGCCGCGCGACCGACGTCGAGACTCTCGGCTCGTCCGGCGACGTAGACCTGGACTCCGAGGCTCGCCGTGCGGCGGCCGAGACCCGGATGCAGCCCGGACCGGCCCGGACCGGCTGTGTCTACAATCTCTATCGCTCGGGCGGGACCCTCGCGGCTCCGCCGCTGACGCCGGAAGATCAGCGTGAAGACCCGCTGCAGCAATGCCCGCCGGCCGTCGCAGACCGGTTCGCCGTTCGGGCCAATCCCGTATTTCCGACCGTCTTCAACGAGCGCTCCATTGAGGGCTGGGCGTTGATCCGCTTCGACATCGCCCCCTGGGGCCAGATCGGCAACGTCTCGGTGATCGAGGCCCAGCCGGCCGCCGCCTTCGGCGTCGACGCCCTGCGGCTGGTGCAGTCCAGCCAGGCCACGCCGGGGTTCGAGGCCGGCGTCCGGTGCGTTGTTCCCGTCCGCTACAAGCTGCAGGACGAAACGGCCGCGCCCGACGTGGATCAGAACTGA
- a CDS encoding ABC transporter substrate-binding protein, which translates to MIQLGNRLLTRRRALLAGGAAVVGGAALGLRACDRSEAPVDEQGRVRLRFATDWRAQAEQGGFYQALATGAYEKRGLNVQIVQGGPGVNVPQLLASGAVELGMGSNSFIPMNLVAAGAPVKAVAAFFQKDPQVLIAHPDPALETIADLKGRPFLLADASINAFWVWLKAKYGFTDDQVRKYTFNLAPFLADERAVQQGYLTSEPYTIEQEAGFEPKIFLLADEGYPSYAAMVLAPNAFARDNATALRSFIAASAEGWRDYLRGDAAPGDALIRKDNPEMTQAILDQARQKLRDNAIVDGGDAALYGLGAMTADRWQAFFEVVSQAGVFDPGLNWREAFTDNYLPGRG; encoded by the coding sequence ATGATCCAGCTTGGGAATCGCCTGCTGACCCGTCGCCGCGCCCTGCTCGCGGGCGGCGCGGCCGTGGTCGGGGGGGCGGCGCTGGGCCTGCGCGCCTGCGACCGCTCAGAGGCGCCGGTGGATGAGCAGGGCCGGGTGCGGCTGCGTTTCGCCACCGACTGGCGGGCCCAGGCCGAACAGGGCGGCTTCTATCAGGCCCTGGCGACCGGCGCCTATGAGAAGCGCGGGCTGAACGTCCAGATCGTTCAGGGCGGGCCGGGCGTGAACGTGCCGCAACTGCTGGCCTCGGGCGCCGTCGAACTGGGCATGGGGTCCAACAGCTTCATCCCGATGAACCTGGTCGCGGCCGGCGCACCCGTTAAGGCCGTCGCCGCCTTCTTCCAGAAGGACCCCCAGGTCCTGATCGCCCACCCGGACCCCGCGCTGGAGACCATCGCCGATCTGAAGGGCCGGCCCTTCCTGCTGGCCGACGCCTCGATCAACGCCTTCTGGGTCTGGCTGAAGGCCAAATACGGCTTCACCGACGACCAGGTGCGCAAATACACCTTCAACCTGGCGCCCTTCCTGGCCGACGAGCGGGCGGTGCAGCAGGGTTATCTGACCAGCGAACCCTACACCATCGAACAGGAGGCCGGGTTCGAGCCCAAGATCTTCCTGCTGGCCGACGAAGGCTATCCCTCCTACGCCGCCATGGTCCTGGCGCCCAACGCCTTCGCGCGGGACAACGCCACGGCCCTGCGCAGCTTCATCGCCGCCTCGGCGGAAGGGTGGCGCGACTATCTGCGCGGCGATGCGGCGCCGGGCGACGCCCTGATCCGCAAGGACAATCCGGAAATGACCCAGGCCATCCTGGACCAGGCCCGGCAGAAGCTGCGCGACAACGCCATCGTCGACGGGGGCGACGCCGCCCTGTACGGCCTGGGCGCCATGACGGCCGACCGCTGGCAGGCCTTCTTCGAGGTGGTCAGCCAGGCGGGGGTGTTCGACCCCGGCCTGAACTGGCGCGAGGCCTTCACCGACAACTATCTGCCGGGCCGTGGCTGA
- a CDS encoding ABC transporter ATP-binding protein: MADPIAALRGVVVDWPGRAPLGPIDLSVARGEIVALVGASGAGKSTTLRLLAGLQTPSRGEVVRALRVGRTGFVFQSPTLMPWADAVANVALPLELAGVARPQARSRAAQALGAVGLGDRPDARPSQLSGGMAMRAALARALITAPDLLLLDEPFAALDSVTRRRLIEDLHALWAAAEPRPAMVFVTHDVEEAVYLAQRVVVLDAATGRPVADLPTPGPLPRPARWRADPAYRQMVEAIADALEAAMRPETTT; this comes from the coding sequence GTGGCTGATCCCATCGCCGCGCTGCGGGGGGTCGTCGTCGACTGGCCCGGCCGCGCGCCGCTGGGCCCCATCGACCTGAGCGTGGCGCGGGGCGAGATCGTCGCCCTGGTCGGGGCCTCAGGCGCCGGCAAGTCCACGACATTGCGCCTGCTGGCGGGGCTTCAGACGCCCAGCCGGGGCGAGGTGGTCCGCGCCCTGAGGGTCGGCCGCACCGGCTTCGTCTTCCAGAGCCCGACCCTGATGCCCTGGGCCGACGCCGTCGCCAATGTGGCCCTGCCGCTGGAGCTGGCGGGCGTGGCCCGGCCCCAGGCCCGTTCGCGCGCGGCCCAGGCCCTGGGCGCGGTCGGCCTGGGCGACCGGCCGGACGCCCGGCCGTCGCAGCTGTCGGGCGGCATGGCGATGCGCGCCGCACTGGCCCGCGCCCTGATCACCGCCCCCGACCTGCTGTTGCTGGACGAACCCTTCGCCGCCCTGGACAGCGTCACCCGCCGCCGCCTGATCGAGGATCTGCACGCCCTTTGGGCCGCCGCCGAGCCCCGGCCCGCCATGGTCTTCGTCACCCATGATGTCGAGGAGGCCGTCTATCTGGCCCAGCGGGTCGTGGTGCTGGACGCCGCCACCGGGCGGCCCGTCGCGGACCTGCCGACGCCCGGCCCCCTGCCCCGCCCCGCCCGCTGGCGCGCCGATCCCGCCTATCGCCAGATGGTCGAGGCGATCGCAGACGCGCTGGAGGCGGCCATGCGCCCCGAGACGACGACATGA
- a CDS encoding ABC transporter permease — MRRLAELGPPLLLAILLLAVWEAACRLLDLPVYFLPPPSAVAVALVEAGPRLAASAWITFGMAVQALVLAGLVGGGLALAVSLHPAAERAVRPLAVALQVTPVVAVAPLVLIWAGLDHADRAVVALAAVVAFFPLFSGILTGLKSADPDLERLFDLYGATPLQRLWRLRLPSALPFALEGLRVAAGLAVIGAVVAEFVSGSGATQGLAWRLLEAGNRLRTAEMLAGVLCLTLLGLVLNAAVGVIGRFLLRR, encoded by the coding sequence ATGAGGCGCCTGGCGGAACTGGGGCCGCCCCTGCTTCTGGCCATCCTGCTGCTGGCGGTGTGGGAGGCGGCGTGTCGCCTGCTGGACCTGCCCGTCTATTTCCTGCCGCCGCCCAGCGCGGTGGCCGTGGCCCTGGTCGAGGCGGGGCCGCGTCTGGCCGCCTCGGCCTGGATCACCTTCGGCATGGCGGTTCAGGCCCTGGTCCTGGCCGGACTGGTCGGCGGGGGGCTGGCCCTGGCGGTGTCGCTGCACCCGGCGGCCGAGCGGGCCGTGCGGCCCCTGGCCGTGGCGCTTCAGGTCACGCCGGTCGTGGCCGTCGCCCCCCTGGTGCTGATCTGGGCCGGGCTGGACCACGCCGACCGGGCCGTGGTGGCCCTGGCGGCCGTCGTCGCCTTCTTCCCGCTGTTCTCGGGAATTCTGACCGGGCTGAAGTCGGCCGATCCCGACCTGGAGCGGCTGTTCGACCTGTATGGCGCCACGCCCCTGCAAAGACTGTGGCGGCTGCGCCTGCCCTCGGCCCTTCCGTTCGCGCTGGAGGGTCTGCGGGTCGCGGCGGGTCTGGCGGTCATCGGCGCCGTGGTGGCCGAATTCGTCTCGGGCTCGGGCGCGACCCAGGGTCTGGCCTGGCGGCTGCTGGAGGCGGGCAACCGCCTGCGCACGGCGGAAATGCTGGCCGGGGTCCTGTGCCTGACCCTGCTGGGCCTGGTGCTGAACGCCGCTGTCGGGGTGATCGGACGATTCCTGTTGCGCCGTTAG